One window of Gloeothece citriformis PCC 7424 genomic DNA carries:
- a CDS encoding TldD/PmbA family protein — protein MLTLLTHEEALSLIESVIKQSEAEGVFVSLGASESALSRFSENQISQNINKTNFTLNITSYFGKRSACVSTTELDPEAITQTLRRSETLALVAPEDPEWVSLLEPQDYDPRLPAFDLMTAELSPLERGEKVKLMCDLCRQAGVEGSGTLSSNVGLQAVGNSLGLRGYYCTTDANFSITARVNTGSSWSSHSAWGIEQLPIATTTEKVIERALASRNPQEIKPGVYPVVFDAAAFAELLSWVIWNLDARAADEGRSFMSRIDEEGKPAGNRLGEALFSPLVQVSRDPGHPLLQSGTFFEDGLSNSYLEIIRDGIPQNLSYSRYWAQEQGKQPTGGMFPMVMKGSDQSLSDLIAQTERGILVSRAWYVRYVNPRTLEVTGMTRDGTFWIEDGKIAYPIKNLRFNQRLPEMLRDVDGLTSIQRFGSRVVPGVRVKAFNFSSVTDSV, from the coding sequence ATGCTTACCCTTTTAACCCACGAAGAAGCTTTATCCCTCATTGAGTCAGTGATTAAGCAATCTGAAGCTGAGGGCGTTTTTGTCAGTCTTGGTGCGAGTGAGTCTGCCTTAAGTCGCTTTAGTGAAAATCAGATCAGCCAAAATATTAATAAGACTAACTTCACTCTAAATATTACCAGTTATTTTGGCAAACGGAGTGCTTGTGTTTCTACGACAGAACTCGATCCGGAGGCTATCACCCAAACCTTAAGACGTTCAGAAACCCTCGCCCTTGTCGCCCCAGAAGATCCGGAATGGGTAAGTTTACTCGAACCACAAGATTATGATCCTCGTCTTCCTGCATTTGATTTAATGACGGCGGAACTTTCTCCCTTAGAACGAGGCGAAAAAGTTAAACTGATGTGTGATTTATGTCGTCAGGCAGGAGTTGAGGGATCAGGAACTCTCAGTAGTAATGTAGGGCTGCAAGCGGTGGGCAATTCCTTGGGGTTACGGGGCTATTATTGCACCACTGATGCTAATTTTAGTATAACGGCGCGAGTCAATACGGGTTCAAGTTGGTCGAGTCATTCCGCTTGGGGAATTGAACAATTACCGATCGCCACAACCACAGAAAAGGTGATTGAACGGGCGTTAGCGTCTCGTAACCCCCAGGAAATTAAACCCGGAGTCTATCCAGTGGTGTTTGATGCGGCGGCTTTTGCGGAATTATTATCATGGGTAATTTGGAATTTAGACGCTAGGGCGGCGGATGAAGGGCGATCGTTTATGTCTCGTATAGACGAAGAAGGAAAACCGGCGGGAAATCGCTTAGGAGAGGCATTATTTAGTCCTTTGGTACAGGTTAGCCGAGATCCGGGTCATCCTTTGTTACAAAGTGGGACTTTTTTTGAGGATGGGTTGAGCAATAGTTATTTAGAGATTATCAGAGATGGGATTCCTCAAAATTTATCTTATAGTCGGTATTGGGCACAGGAGCAAGGGAAGCAACCAACCGGAGGGATGTTTCCTATGGTGATGAAGGGTTCTGATCAAAGTTTATCGGATTTAATTGCCCAAACTGAGAGAGGAATTTTAGTCAGTCGCGCTTGGTATGTTAGATATGTTAATCCTCGCACTTTGGAGGTAACGGGGATGACGAGGGATGGCACTTTCTGGATAGAAGATGGAAAAATTGCTTACCCGATCAAGAATTTGCGGTTTAATCAACGCTTGCCGGAAATGTTGCGGGATGTAGACGGGTTAACGTCTATACAACGGTTTGGGAGTCGAGTTGTGCCTGGGGTTCGGGTGAAGGCGTTTAATTTTAGTAGCGTTACCGATAGTGTTTAA
- a CDS encoding NACHT domain-containing protein, producing the protein METWIEWDNFIKIKATEKKFTPEQSKCFQKFFKKDNIDFEQNKFNSPREEIDKKLQITEDDRKKRLTAIYEKFKKDCEFPKNNKYKYLIEHLKKKYQEWISQINQQPSSSTTPTETPETKINWHEICEKILQQQKRLTTNPLLHDNEKAKKEYPDVYIELGLVHRKKRENPEPVDNSQQGSKIYRPKEPERIYSQQQFFSEFLDKRKAKRIAIIGEPGAGKTTLLQKISDYVLKENLGLPIWISLSELTTTENLDNIEEYIFDLLTRHFSPLKRETAKQELATYLETNLGNLWLLLDGLDEVTTVNNLLSKINQQLGGWLSNSRVIVTCRFNLWDGDLNYLSDFETYRLLDYEYPQQVYEFIDKFFKVKSDLTPPIPLPYEERGKLATRLKTALNQPEKASVRDLIRNPLRLTLLCYFGLDREILPDTQAQLYDFYRDYFYKWKPDRFLLTHSEKRELNEALGKLALDAIKEKKSRFLLNREFVTQELGDKWFEKATQIGWLNQLGDYYAFYHATFQEYFATRAIADWDYFLPRLHQDKPIEGKEYRIFDPKWKQVILFWLGREDIDTQEKEAFIDALINFNDGCNHIYGYRAVFLAASGVGQFQECSKAKEIVETIVRWGFGFWDEEKQGWTIYFDPIAQTANEVVTQSIQNLVILQLIGILNSCEDEYSCWLVADSLGKIDPGNPKAISTLIQVLKNCKNRLVVLMAADSLRKLDPTNQEVFSTLIRFLISSKYEWGCQLAVEILRKIDPTNQEAIAGLIALLFECEDECIRIRTAQSLKIDLGNQETISGLITLFNSSQEESTLMKVTYSFKKIEPGNKYLTLVVSRLKPNLTNTVYQNNFDLYENSFNILWQCAANLPYPDFYHAWHS; encoded by the coding sequence ATGGAAACTTGGATAGAGTGGGATAATTTTATAAAAATTAAAGCAACTGAAAAGAAATTTACCCCAGAGCAATCTAAATGCTTTCAAAAATTTTTTAAAAAGGATAATATTGATTTTGAGCAAAATAAATTTAACAGCCCTAGAGAAGAAATAGATAAAAAATTACAGATTACAGAAGATGACAGAAAAAAAAGACTGACGGCAATTTATGAAAAATTTAAAAAAGACTGTGAATTTCCAAAAAATAATAAATATAAGTATCTCATCGAACACTTGAAGAAAAAATATCAAGAATGGATCAGCCAAATTAATCAACAACCGTCCTCCTCAACTACTCCGACTGAAACCCCCGAAACAAAAATAAACTGGCACGAGATTTGTGAGAAAATTCTACAACAGCAAAAACGTCTTACCACTAATCCCCTATTACATGATAATGAAAAGGCAAAAAAAGAATATCCGGATGTTTATATTGAGCTTGGTTTAGTTCACCGCAAAAAACGCGAAAACCCTGAACCTGTGGATAATTCCCAACAAGGAAGTAAGATATATCGACCAAAAGAACCTGAAAGAATCTATTCTCAGCAGCAATTTTTTAGCGAATTTTTAGACAAAAGAAAGGCAAAACGCATTGCTATTATTGGAGAACCAGGCGCAGGAAAAACCACCCTGCTCCAAAAAATTTCTGATTATGTCTTAAAAGAAAATTTAGGTCTTCCGATCTGGATCTCTTTATCTGAACTAACAACAACCGAAAATTTAGACAATATTGAAGAGTATATATTTGACCTATTAACTAGACATTTTTCTCCTCTAAAAAGAGAAACAGCAAAACAAGAATTAGCAACTTATCTTGAAACTAATTTAGGCAATCTCTGGTTACTGTTGGATGGTTTAGATGAAGTCACTACAGTTAATAATCTTTTATCAAAGATTAATCAGCAATTAGGGGGATGGTTAAGCAATTCAAGGGTAATTGTAACCTGTCGCTTTAATCTCTGGGATGGAGACTTAAATTATTTATCTGATTTTGAAACCTATCGCTTACTTGACTATGAATATCCTCAACAAGTCTATGAATTTATTGATAAGTTTTTTAAAGTAAAATCAGACCTAACCCCCCCTATCCCCCTTCCCTACGAGGAAAGAGGGAAGTTAGCAACTCGTTTAAAAACTGCCTTAAATCAACCGGAAAAAGCCTCTGTAAGAGATCTAATCCGAAACCCTCTTCGCCTTACCTTGTTATGTTATTTTGGGCTAGATCGGGAAATTTTGCCCGATACTCAAGCACAATTATATGATTTCTATCGAGACTATTTTTATAAATGGAAACCTGACCGTTTTCTCCTTACTCACTCTGAAAAACGAGAACTAAATGAAGCTTTGGGAAAATTGGCTTTAGATGCAATAAAAGAGAAAAAATCACGCTTTTTGTTAAATAGAGAGTTTGTTACTCAGGAATTAGGGGATAAATGGTTTGAGAAAGCCACTCAAATCGGTTGGTTAAATCAATTGGGGGACTATTACGCTTTCTATCATGCTACCTTTCAGGAATATTTTGCCACTAGAGCGATCGCCGATTGGGATTATTTTTTACCCCGTCTGCATCAGGATAAACCCATTGAGGGCAAAGAATACCGCATTTTTGACCCCAAATGGAAACAAGTGATTTTATTTTGGTTAGGACGAGAGGATATTGATACACAAGAGAAAGAGGCGTTTATTGACGCGCTGATAAATTTTAATGATGGGTGTAATCATATTTATGGGTATCGAGCAGTTTTTCTCGCTGCTTCGGGAGTTGGACAGTTTCAGGAGTGTAGCAAAGCTAAGGAAATTGTTGAAACGATTGTTAGATGGGGGTTTGGTTTTTGGGATGAGGAGAAACAGGGATGGACAATTTATTTTGATCCAATTGCACAAACAGCAAACGAAGTAGTAACACAATCAATCCAAAATTTAGTTATATTACAATTAATTGGCATTTTAAACTCCTGTGAGGATGAATATAGCTGCTGGCTAGTTGCTGATAGCCTAGGCAAAATTGACCCAGGCAATCCGAAAGCAATCTCAACATTAATTCAAGTTCTCAAAAATTGTAAGAATAGATTGGTTGTTTTGATGGCTGCTGACAGCTTAAGGAAATTGGACCCCACTAATCAAGAGGTGTTCTCAACATTAATTAGATTTCTAATCTCTTCTAAATATGAATGGGGTTGTCAACTGGCTGTTGAGATCTTAAGGAAAATTGACCCCACTAATCAAGAAGCGATCGCAGGATTAATTGCACTACTATTTGAGTGTGAAGATGAATGTATCCGCATAAGAACTGCTCAGAGCTTGAAAATTGATTTAGGTAATCAAGAAACTATCTCAGGATTAATTACACTTTTCAACTCCTCTCAAGAAGAATCGACCTTGATGAAAGTCACTTATAGTTTCAAGAAAATTGAGCCAGGTAATAAGTATCTTACCTTAGTAGTCTCTCGCTTAAAACCTAACCTGACAAATACTGTTTATCAAAATAACTTTGATTTATACGAAAACAGTTTTAACATTCTTTGGCAATGTGCCGCTAATCTCCCCTATCCCGATTTTTATCACGCATGGCACAGTTAA
- a CDS encoding nucleoside hydrolase yields the protein MTNPNSNPMPLIVDDDGSQDGMTALVYLLQNPKFEVKAITISQGIAYPKIFGTNLMRMLARLGKTGIPVGVGSETPLEGNNSFPEQFREESNSFWSPFVSLPNQALETLDSRDAATLIIDTIQQSPKPVTILATGSLTNIAEALRQEPTIINNIASLHIMGGAVFVPGNLREHLDPMIKQNQVAEFNIWVDPIAAQEVFKAASAGLKIILTTLDATNQVGFSRGDQQAWKATGTPEGIIASEFLDFALSVISGNDPLIPNPVWDLVAAINLSEPSFCNPVPLHIQVDTMGKPNTTQGQTVVIENQPPNTYVCLNPSFNNLKFGTNEIFTNE from the coding sequence ATGACTAACCCTAATTCAAATCCCATGCCTTTAATTGTCGATGATGATGGGAGTCAAGATGGGATGACTGCTTTAGTTTATCTCCTGCAAAATCCTAAATTTGAGGTTAAAGCGATTACTATTTCTCAAGGTATTGCTTATCCTAAAATTTTTGGGACTAATCTGATGAGAATGTTAGCCAGATTAGGAAAAACCGGTATTCCTGTAGGGGTAGGAAGTGAAACTCCTTTAGAGGGAAATAACTCTTTTCCTGAACAATTTCGGGAGGAGTCAAATAGTTTTTGGTCGCCTTTTGTTTCTTTACCAAATCAAGCACTAGAAACGCTTGATAGTCGGGATGCCGCTACTCTTATAATTGATACGATTCAACAATCTCCAAAACCCGTCACTATTTTAGCCACTGGTTCTTTAACAAACATCGCAGAAGCTCTACGACAAGAGCCTACTATTATTAATAATATTGCCAGTCTTCATATTATGGGAGGTGCTGTTTTTGTTCCAGGGAATCTCAGAGAACATCTTGATCCGATGATTAAACAAAATCAAGTGGCTGAGTTTAATATCTGGGTTGATCCAATAGCAGCACAAGAAGTTTTTAAGGCAGCATCCGCAGGGTTAAAAATAATTTTAACTACTTTAGATGCTACTAATCAAGTTGGTTTTAGTCGAGGGGATCAACAAGCTTGGAAAGCAACCGGTACACCAGAGGGAATTATCGCTTCAGAATTTTTAGATTTTGCTCTGAGTGTAATTTCAGGCAATGATCCTTTAATTCCTAATCCAGTTTGGGATTTAGTCGCTGCTATTAATTTGAGTGAGCCATCTTTTTGTAATCCCGTTCCTTTACATATTCAAGTAGACACGATGGGAAAACCGAATACAACACAAGGCCAAACCGTTGTCATTGAAAATCAACCCCCAAACACCTATGTTTGCCTAAATCCTAGTTTTAATAATCTGAAATTTGGCACTAATGAGATTTTTACCAATGAATAA
- a CDS encoding Stp1/IreP family PP2C-type Ser/Thr phosphatase: MKNRRSTGLTDPGLIRSVNQDSYYIDPEGRFFIVADGMGGHAGGQEASQIATKRIQTHLEDHWDSDTPSEELLQEALQQANKGILEDQSDHPERADMGTTAVVVAFRKDESWYAHIGDSRLYLFRDSQLRQITEDHTWVARALKMGDIKPDQAKVHPWRHVLFQCLGRKDLRQVDVYPLEVQTGDWLLLCSDGLTEEVSDDLIAEILNSKKSDKDIAKQLIKSAKEGGGSDNITVILVAQE, encoded by the coding sequence ATGAAGAATCGTCGCTCTACAGGACTTACAGATCCCGGATTGATCCGCTCGGTCAATCAGGATAGTTATTATATTGATCCTGAGGGGCGTTTTTTCATCGTAGCCGATGGCATGGGAGGACACGCCGGTGGACAAGAAGCCAGCCAAATTGCGACCAAACGAATCCAAACTCATTTAGAAGACCATTGGGATAGCGATACTCCTTCCGAGGAACTTCTACAAGAGGCATTACAACAAGCCAACAAAGGAATTTTAGAAGATCAATCGGATCATCCTGAACGAGCAGATATGGGGACAACGGCGGTAGTCGTAGCTTTCCGAAAAGATGAGAGTTGGTATGCTCATATTGGTGATTCTCGTCTTTATCTGTTCCGAGATTCTCAGTTAAGACAAATTACTGAAGATCATACCTGGGTAGCCAGAGCTTTGAAAATGGGGGATATTAAACCCGATCAAGCTAAAGTTCATCCTTGGCGGCACGTTCTTTTTCAATGTTTAGGCAGAAAAGATCTACGACAGGTGGATGTTTATCCTCTAGAAGTCCAAACCGGTGATTGGTTATTGTTATGTAGTGATGGATTGACTGAAGAAGTCTCAGATGACTTAATTGCTGAGATTCTCAATTCCAAAAAATCTGATAAAGATATCGCTAAACAACTAATTAAGTCGGCTAAAGAGGGAGGAGGTTCTGATAATATTACAGTCATCCTTGTCGCTCAAGAATGA